TTCCTGCGATGAAGATAGAACCTTCTAAGGCATAGTAAACCTTGCCATTGATTCCGTAACCAATCGTTGTCAAGAGGTTATTTTCAGACAGCTGCATCTCTTCACCAGTATTCATGATGATGAAAGATCCTGTTCCATAAGTATTCTTGACCATACCTGGTTCAAAGGCCAACTGTCCAAATAGGGCTGCTTGTTGGTCCCCAGCCATACCTGAGATTGGCACTTGTCCACCATAGAAATGGAATGGCGCTGTCTTACCGTAAATTTCAGAGTTAGAACGAACTTCTGGAAGCATAGCCTTAGGAATGTTGAGAATTTCCAAAATCTCATCATCCCATTTGAGTTCTTTAATGTTATAAAGCATGGTACGGGCTGCATTTGAGTAGTCCGTCACGTGAGCCGCACCGTCTGTCAATTTCCAAACCAACCAAGTATCGATAGTACCAAAGAGCAATTCTCCCTTTTCTGCTCGCTCTTGAGCGCCTTCTACATGGTCCAAAATCCAACGAACCTTAGTTGCTGAGAAGTAAGCGTCAATAATCAAACCAGTCTTTTCATGGAATTTTTCCACATAGCCTTTGCTTTTTAGTTGCTCAGCCAAAGATGCTGTCTGACGAGATTGCCAAACGATGGCATTGTAGATTGGAAGTCCTGTTTTCTTATCCCAGACGACAGTTGTTTCACGTTGGTTAGTAATCCCGATTGCTTCTATTTGACTTGGCTTGACACCACTTTCGATGAAAGCACCCGCAATAACTGACTGAACAGAGTTCCAAATTTCATTGGCATTGTGTTCTACCCAACCTGCCTGAGGGAAAATTTGAGTGAACTCTTTTTGACTAGAGCTAACCTTTTCCCCTTTTTTGTTGAAAATGATGGCACGAGAACTTGTTGTTCCCTGGTCAATAGCCATGATGTATTTTTCTTGTGACATGTGCTGTCCTCCTCATAAAGATCTCGAGGATGTTTCCTCTTTACACTTACTAGTATACAAAATAAAGCGCTTTCTTGTTTATCAACTTTTTTTAATTTTTAAAAAAATGTGAGGAGATTGTGTAAATTTCACAAAAAGACCTGGAAGCACCAAGCCTTTTAGCTAAATAATAACTGACGAATCGCTGCCAAATCCTCCATATCCAAGTCGTTTTTTAAATAATAAACTTGTGTCTGTTCCTTCTTATGAATCGGGTTATTGGTAACCAGCAAATCATAATGCCGAGTTCGGTCATAAGCTTCAATGGTAATGAAACGATTGTATTCCAAATACCGTTTCAAAATGGCCGCCATCCTTGAAAAAACAAGAAAACCAGATGTCAAATCCAGACCAATCCGCATATGCTGGCCACCATTTTCAGCCATATATTCGATTAACTGCAGCCATTCCCAGAGAATTTTCTTATCCAAATCCGTCCCCTGCTGAAAGGCAGGTAAGGCATGAAAAATCTCCGCCGCCGTCTCCTTAAAATCATGTTCCATCAACAAATAAGGATGACGATTCTCTGTCTGGTATCTGTACTGATCTTGTAAAATATAGCCCTTGTATAGATAAACTTGACCACAAAGCTGACTGAGTTCATAGGTGACATGGTCCTCTGTATAATCACCCAGCAACTCCTCTTTCTTCATTTCTTGAATCAATTGCGTCAGCAAATCTGCCAACTGCCCTCCAAAACCAAGAATATACTCCATAGTATGGAGGGGAAGAATGCGATGAGATAGGAGGAAAGAGAAAAATATCATCATCTCACCATCCTCAGTTCCTAGAGGAAGGTGTTGCCCAGCAAAAAAGGACGGAGCCTTTCTGAGCAAACGAAGGTAGAAAATATTGTCAAAATACCCTCGCATTTTCTCTTCTATCACTTGAAACTGACAGGCATTGACCCGAAGACGTTGTTGACTGATGTGAGACCAAAGAACCAAGTCCAGTTTCTGGCCCGAAGACAAACTTGCACCGCAGATTTCTTCTAAAGTGGCAATCTCCTGTTTTCTCTCTGGCTTCTGCATGTGTCCTTCCCATTCCTGACTCGACCAGACCTTGCGGAAAAGAC
Above is a genomic segment from Streptococcus mitis containing:
- the glpK gene encoding glycerol kinase (Converts glycerol and ADP to glycerol-3-phosphate and ADP), whose protein sequence is MSQEKYIMAIDQGTTSSRAIIFNKKGEKVSSSQKEFTQIFPQAGWVEHNANEIWNSVQSVIAGAFIESGVKPSQIEAIGITNQRETTVVWDKKTGLPIYNAIVWQSRQTASLAEQLKSKGYVEKFHEKTGLIIDAYFSATKVRWILDHVEGAQERAEKGELLFGTIDTWLVWKLTDGAAHVTDYSNAARTMLYNIKELKWDDEILEILNIPKAMLPEVRSNSEIYGKTAPFHFYGGQVPISGMAGDQQAALFGQLAFEPGMVKNTYGTGSFIIMNTGEEMQLSENNLLTTIGYGINGKVYYALEGSIFIAGSAIQWLRDGLRMVENSPESEKYARDSHNDDEVYVVPAFTGLGAPYWNQNARGSVFGLTRGTSKEDFIKATLQSIAYQVRDIIDTMQVDAQTAIQVLKVDGGAAMNNFLMQFQADILGIDIARAKNLETTALGAAFLAGLAVGYWKDLDELKLLNETGELFEPSMNESRKEQLYKGWKKAVKATQVFAEIDD